CCAACGCAAGCTCCACAAGTGCCGTGGCAAATGGCATTCCTGGACAACCTCTCCTACCAGCTCCAAATGGGATGAACTCCAAGTGGTGGCCTTTGAAATCTACAGGATTATTCAAGAACCTCTCAGGCCAGAACTCTTCAGGCTTGGTCCAAGTGTTGGGGTCTCTTGCCAGGCCCCAAGCATTGATTAGAACCATAGTTCCAGCAGCAATATCATAGCCCATTATTTTGGCATCTTGGATTGATTCTCTTGGGGCTAGCAATGGAAAAGGCGGATGCAAGCGAAGAGCCTCTTTAATCACCAATTTGAGGTAATGCATTTCATTCAAATCATCTTCTGTTACTTTGGATTTTTCATGAGTAATTCTCCTGATCTCATTCTGTAGTTCCTTCATGATTCTAGGATGTCTTAACAGCTCTGTCATCGTCCATTCTAGGACTGTAGAAGAGGTATCAGACCCGCCAAGAAACATatcctttaaaaattaaaaaaaggaaaatatttcGTAAGAGCAtgctaatttaaatataaattttactttttattaattcaattaaaagaaaaaaaattttcttgtGTTAAAAAGTGAAGAATAACaaaatatgaaaaaaagaaaggaagtggTTGCCAGATGATCAGTCCCAGAGAAAGAGGGGTACATACCAAAATGAGAGCCTTGATACGTTCTCTGTCAAGTGAAAACTCGGATGCGTTTTCCTTTTGAAGCTCAAGCAGAATATGCACCAAGTCCTTGTTTGGATCTTCTTTTCCATTTCTATGAGTTTTATCCTCCTGATTATTCATCATATGCTCTTCAAGGATCCCATCTATAACTTCATCAAAATCTTTAGCCGTTCTATCAATTTTGGCATTAAAACCATTGACCCAATTAACCCACCCAAGCCAAGGAATGAATTCCCCAATATTTAATGAGCTTCCCAATAACCTCATCAAATCATCCATTAGCTTGGTAAACTTTTTACCATCTTCACCATTATTGTACTTCTTCCCAAAAGCTACCCTGCATATCACATCGTTTGTCAGGGAAGAAAACATTTCGCTCATATTCACAGGCAAAGACAACGAAGAATTCTGCTGGATCTTCTCCATCAAGAATTCTACCTCTTCTTCTCTCACAGCCCGAAAAGACTGAACTCTTCTGTTGCTCAGGAGTTGGAGTACACAAATGCTTCTCATCTTTCTCCAATGCTCGCCATATGGAGCTACAGCCACATCCTTGAGATTGTAAAGAAGCTTCTCAGCGACACTTAGCTTGGGTCTGCTTGAGAAAACAAGATCATGGGTCTTCATGATCTCGCGGGCTGACTCCGTGGATGAGACAATAACCACAGGCTTGctgccaaaatgaagcaacataaGAGGGCCATAACGCTGAGCCAGTGGCACGAGGGAGCGATGAGGGTAAAGTCCAATTTGGTGGAGGTTTCCAAGAACTGGGAGATTCGGTGGGGTGGGCGGCGGCTTTTTGTGGGCTACTAGAGGAGAAGTGAGCCATTTTATGAGGAAATACACGAAGACGAGGAAGGGAAGGATTGACACATACCGTTGATCTAACAAGTGAATGATGTTTAGCATATCCACTCACCGAAGAATTAATCGTGATAgcttttcttcttccttcccttttaacttttttttaaagaaaaagagaaggCAGCTTTTGTGTGCTGAAGCCTCTAGCTCACACCTGTGATAAAATACAAATGCGGGTATATGTAGAGGGAAGGAAAAGGGTATTTTATTGGAAAAAAAACTACAACTTCAATAAAATTTGTGAGTTGTTTGGGTGACCCGGCACCTCTATTTGACCTGctttaaatttgatcaaatttttctttttaattttgtccTAATTTCAATTTGTATGCAATGAAGATGTGGAGACTTTCTCTCCGCTCagcataataatatattattatgttttattaaaaaataatttatttttatatatttaaatattataattttaataaaaatatataaatatattattaaaataatatttaaaatttatattttaattatattttattttttaataaatagatttatattatatattaataaattaaaataaaaaattttagaaaaaattctcatagaaaaatctgccctaaccCATACTCCATCAAAAAAGCCCCCATCCCAACCTCGATCGCAAACGGAAGGGGCGGTCTCTATCTTTGACTCGTCTCATTGCCAATTTTTCTCCATATTTAGCTAAAAcaaccaaattaaaaaaaaaaaaaaaaaaaaaaaaaactagtccAAGTCAACAGCTGCCATTTTTGAATTTGATTCGATGAGACCTTGCACAATTCAATGCTGAACAGTTAAACCTCATATAGGTAGATGAGCTGCCAATTGGCATCCATGTCCAGCAGCAGGGAAAAATATAATATAGGTGGGCCTTTGCACCACACCAAGGGCAGGTTGCAATATGAGCTAACAGTCCATAATCTCTTTTCTCGATCCACCAAGCAAAAGCCCAACTATAACcctccccaaaaaaaaaaaaaaaaaaatcccatgaaaaaacaaaaagtaaattttttttttcttaggcTCTGCATAAAAATTATGAATTAACCATCAAATAGGTTAAAATACccatattctatttttttttaaggaacatttaatataaatttaattttatattaaaataattttaatattattaaaataaatttaaatattaaatttattttaataatattaaacatatttttatataaattaaatttacactA
Above is a genomic segment from Hevea brasiliensis isolate MT/VB/25A 57/8 chromosome 17, ASM3005281v1, whole genome shotgun sequence containing:
- the LOC110636793 gene encoding cytochrome P450 736A117, with the translated sequence MLNIIHLLDQRYVSILPFLVFVYFLIKWLTSPLVAHKKPPPTPPNLPVLGNLHQIGLYPHRSLVPLAQRYGPLMLLHFGSKPVVIVSSTESAREIMKTHDLVFSSRPKLSVAEKLLYNLKDVAVAPYGEHWRKMRSICVLQLLSNRRVQSFRAVREEEVEFLMEKIQQNSSLSLPVNMSEMFSSLTNDVICRVAFGKKYNNGEDGKKFTKLMDDLMRLLGSSLNIGEFIPWLGWVNWVNGFNAKIDRTAKDFDEVIDGILEEHMMNNQEDKTHRNGKEDPNKDLVHILLELQKENASEFSLDRERIKALILDMFLGGSDTSSTVLEWTMTELLRHPRIMKELQNEIRRITHEKSKVTEDDLNEMHYLKLVIKEALRLHPPFPLLAPRESIQDAKIMGYDIAAGTMVLINAWGLARDPNTWTKPEEFWPERFLNNPVDFKGHHLEFIPFGAGRRGCPGMPFATALVELALANLVKNFEWSLPGGAKGDDLDIAESIGITTRRNNPLITIATSISH